Below is a window of Tolypothrix bouteillei VB521301 DNA.
GCTGAAGAGTTACTGAAAGCTGCTTTGGACTTTCAACCAAACTCAGTCAAAACTTGGTTCGACCTCGGTAATTTGCATCTGTCTCAAAGTCGTTTTGCTGAAGCCGTAGAATCTTATCATCACGCCTTAGCTCTGCAACCCAACTTAGTACCAATTTACAACAATTTGGGTTACGCTTTGCAACAAATGGATCAATGGGAAAAAGCGATCGCCTGTTATCAAAAAGCCTTAGATCTTCAGCCCAAATGTGCCGAAGCTGAGGCCAATTTGGGAAATGCATTGTTTGCCCAAGGAAAGCTGTCCTCGGACGAACAAACCTACTACGCACAATTAAATCACAAGTTGGGAGAGATCCGGGAAAGAGCAGGCGATTTGAAGACGGCGGAAGCTTACTATCGTCAGGCTCGAGAACTTGCTCCCGAAGAAGGACAATATTACATCAACCTCGGTAAGATCTACCAACAGCAAAAAGATTTCTCCCAAGCCATAGCTGTTTATCGCGAGGGATTAAAACGCCTCAATCCCCGGTATGCAGAAGCAGTCGCCACCTACCAAAGCCCGGAAACTATCCCCGTGACCCCACCCGTTACTTTCGGAGAAGTCACTGTCGGAGCGTATCAATTTCCTACCATTCCTCTAGTAGCAAACCCTGAAAAACCGCGACCATTCTGGAGTGTAATAATTCCCGTTTACAATCGCATTGACTATCTCCTCGAAGCTTTGGCGAGCGTGTTGATGCAATGGCAAGGGGAAGAGGAGATGGAAATTTTGGTGATGGATAATGGCAGTACAACACCACTCTTTGAAATGGTGAATTCCATTGGGGGAGGAGTCATCCGCTATTACAGAAACCCAGAAAATTTAGGTGTTATCACAAATCATAATATAGGCATTGCCCTGAGTCGCGGTCGCTGGATTCACGTGCTTCATGACGATGATTGTGTTCTTCCGGGTTTTTATTCTCGCCTACAACAGAGTTTAGAAGCGTGCCCTGATTCAATTGGCGTTGCTTGTACGGGTTTTGAATATATCAACGAGGACGGAAAAACTATTCAGCCTGGAGAAGTC
It encodes the following:
- a CDS encoding tetratricopeptide repeat protein, giving the protein MTSVTEALQLAIQHHQANCLDQAEQCYRQVLAEQPDRLEALHGLSIVAQQTGQFHYAEELLKAALDFQPNSVKTWFDLGNLHLSQSRFAEAVESYHHALALQPNLVPIYNNLGYALQQMDQWEKAIACYQKALDLQPKCAEAEANLGNALFAQGKLSSDEQTYYAQLNHKLGEIRERAGDLKTAEAYYRQARELAPEEGQYYINLGKIYQQQKDFSQAIAVYREGLKRLNPRYAEAVATYQSPETIPVTPPVTFGEVTVGAYQFPTIPLVANPEKPRPFWSVIIPVYNRIDYLLEALASVLMQWQGEEEMEILVMDNGSTTPLFEMVNSIGGGVIRYYRNPENLGVITNHNIGIALSRGRWIHVLHDDDCVLPGFYSRLQQSLEACPDSIGVACTGFEYINEDGKTIQPGEVVSLYGEHRGIMHSWLSHIGVCGLVTIPAMVVRRTTYERLGGYYPELPEIADWEIFKRFAAFCDWWYEPGILACYREHTQRMSPENMRSGKMARAIRRAIEVSETYLPAEHRIEITAKARHHNFHYCLSRASLPLKAGNLTGALHVLQETLKIDSSPQAVANLFAWLTQDELAPLREEIVSRLFSLPVNSV